A window from bacterium encodes these proteins:
- a CDS encoding class I SAM-dependent methyltransferase encodes MKAQNNKDFDYESNIMGVGTIDFLSIYSPHRFNFEEFCSAVKYRRGKLIEIGCGAGVFLYNIAKYIPDLELYGCDISNAAIKAAKDTTPNTNIHYFVGDGSNLPINNNSFDIVILMDVLEHISDVNKLLNECNRILKIQGMLHANIPCEKNRFTIWWFMEKIGLGKNLTRKHLGHIQKLTIDEVIQLINCAGFEVQSISYSRHLFGQLVALFGFFLPKEILTRLFGKTTTLALSDYAINTTKVQNQSWILKGLLLFREIWFFIFKLFAAISYFESVILRRKRFLATDMHITCIKKGDV; translated from the coding sequence TGAATCAAATATTATGGGAGTGGGTACAATTGATTTCCTTTCTATTTATAGCCCACATAGATTTAATTTTGAAGAATTTTGTTCAGCCGTAAAATATCGAAGAGGGAAATTAATTGAAATAGGATGCGGAGCGGGAGTATTTTTATACAATATAGCAAAATATATTCCCGATTTAGAATTATATGGCTGCGATATTAGCAATGCAGCCATCAAGGCAGCAAAGGATACAACTCCAAATACTAATATCCATTATTTTGTTGGCGATGGTTCAAATTTACCAATCAATAATAATTCTTTTGACATAGTTATTCTGATGGATGTTCTTGAACATATTTCCGATGTTAATAAGCTGTTGAATGAATGTAACCGTATTTTAAAAATTCAGGGAATGTTACATGCCAATATTCCCTGTGAAAAGAATAGGTTTACGATATGGTGGTTCATGGAAAAAATAGGTTTGGGAAAAAATCTGACACGAAAACATTTAGGGCATATCCAGAAATTAACTATAGATGAAGTTATCCAACTTATCAATTGTGCTGGATTTGAAGTACAATCGATTTCATATTCAAGACATTTATTTGGACAACTTGTTGCGTTATTCGGTTTCTTTCTCCCCAAAGAAATACTAACCAGACTATTTGGAAAAACTACTACTTTAGCTTTATCAGATTATGCAATAAACACAACGAAAGTTCAAAATCAATCATGGATATTAAAAGGTTTACTTTTATTTCGAGAAATATGGTTTTTTATTTTTAAACTATTTGCAGCAATTTCATACTTTGAATCGGTGATATTGAGACGGAAACGTTTTTTGGCTACCGATATGCATATAACATGTATTAAAAAAGGAGATGTGTAG